In Quercus robur chromosome 11, dhQueRobu3.1, whole genome shotgun sequence, the following proteins share a genomic window:
- the LOC126707577 gene encoding probable amidase At4g34880, with protein MGTKYSPLSFPVFSSLFLILLATTSSITQAIKTVHGFSSIEEATVNDIQLAFMQNQLTSRKLVEFYLKQICRLNPVLKGVLEVNPDALYQADKADHERKFKASGSLSPLHGIPILLKDNIATEDKLNTTAGSYALLGSVVPRDAGVVTKLRKAGAIILGKATLSEW; from the coding sequence ATGGGCACCAAATATTCACCACTGAGCTTCCCTGTCTTCTCATCCCTGTTCCTGATTCTTCTAGCGACAACATCATCCATTACCCAAGCCATCAAGACCGTTCATGGCTTCTCATCAATCGAAGAAGCCACAGTGAATGATATCCAGCTAGCTTTCATGCAAAACCAACTCACCTCCAGGAAGCTCGTTGAGTTTTACCTTAAACAAATATGCAGACTCAACCCAGTTCTTAAGGGTGTCCTAGAAGTGAACCCAGATGCACTGTACCAAGCTGATAAGGCTGACCATGAGCGCAAGTTTAAAGCATCTGGGTCACTCTCTCCATTGCATGGCATTCCCATTTTGCTCAAAGATAACATTGCAACCGAGGATAAGCTGAACACCACGGCTGGCTCATATGCATTACTTGGCTCAGTTGTGCCACGCGATGCTGGTGTGGTAACCAAGTTGAGAAAAGCTGGGGCTATCATATTGGGGAAGGCCACTTTGAGCGAGTGGTGA
- the LOC126705150 gene encoding probable amidase At4g34880 yields MARLEIDMAQIEDLWGGWGRGIEFGVVVYGPFKSPYTMGDPCGSSSGPAISVAANMAAVSLGTETDASILCPSSYNLVVGIKPTVGLTSRAGVIPVSPRQDSVGPICRTVADAVYVLDAIVGIDHYDNATIEISRYIPKGGYAQFLKADGLRAKKQGTILVANLEIANTDEIYSPTSSEGTALATEFKISINAYLDELVSSPVRSLADLIYFNKKNSKLEKLEYGQDQFVKAEATSGIGNAEKAALANLAKLTREGFVELITKNKLDAIVTPGVSVSTILAIGGFPGVIVPAGYDSDVKPFGLCFGGLKG; encoded by the exons ATGGCGAGACTAGAGATTGACATGGCCCAGATCGAAGATT TGTGGGGTGGATGGGGCCGTGGCATTGAATTTGGGGTAGTGGTTTATGGTCCCTTTAAA AGTCCTTATACAATGGGAGATCCTTGTGGCTCAAGTAGTGGACCAGCAATATCAGTAGCAGCAAATATGGCAGCAGTGTCACTGGGAACCGAGACTGATGCCTCTATTTTATGTCCGTCCAGTTATAACTTGGTAGTGGGCATCAAACCAACTGTTGGTCTCACTAGTCGAGCTGGAGTCATACCAGTCTCACCAAGACAAGATAGTGTGGG GCCCATTTGTAGAACAGTAGCAGATGCCGTTTATGTTCTTGATGCCATTGTAGGCATTGACCACTATGACAATGCAACAATTGAAATATCACGGTACATTCCAAAAGGTGGCTATGCACAATTTCTTAAGGCTGATGGACTCCGAGCAAA GAAACAAGGCACAATTCTGGTAGCCAATTTGGAAATAGCCAATACTGACGAAATCTATAGCCCCACGAGCAGTGAAGGAACTGCATTGGCAACTGAGTTTAAAATATCCATCAATGCATATCTAGATGAGCTAGTGAGTTCCCCAGTCCGTTCTTTAGCTGATTTGATTTACTTCAacaagaaaaactcaaaattg GAAAAGTTAGAATATGGACAAGACCAGTttgtaaaagctgaagcaaCAAGTGGAATTGGAAATGCAGAGAAGGCTGCGTTGGCAAATTTAGCAAAACTGACTAGAGAAGGTTTTGTGGAGTTGATAACAAAGAATAAGCTAGATGCAATAGTGACTCCTGGTGTTAGTGTTTCTACTATCCTTGCAATCGGGGGTTTCCCAGGAGTAATTGTCCCTGCAGGATATGACTCTGACGTGAAACCATTTGGCTTATGCTTTGGAGGACTAAAGGGTTAG